A genomic region of Herbaspirillum sp. DW155 contains the following coding sequences:
- a CDS encoding cobyric acid synthase, which translates to MAEFPFHTLMIQGTTSDAGKSTLAAALCRLLKKDGISVAPFKPQNMALNSAVTSDGGEIGRAQALQAQAAGIAPHTDMNPVLLKPSSDTGAQVIVHGKVRADMNARDYHRYKTEAMQAVLQSYERLRAQYACVIVEGAGSPAEINLRARDIANMGFAEAVDCPVIIVADIDRGGVFAHLTGTLDCLSESERERVIGFVINRFRGDISLLQGGLDWLEARTGKPVLAVLPYLHGLHLDAEDAVVATQESRGDFRIVVPVFPRISNHTDFDALRAHPGVDLRFVGPGQPVPPADLIILPGSKNTRGDLRWLREHGWEEAIARHLRYGGKLIGICGGFQMLGESVDDPHGVEGAPGSSVGLGLLPMRTELTREKKLLQVSGQCAFSETAATVSGYEIHMGVSCGPALERPAFVIDGRGEGAQSADGQILGSYLHGMFDTPQAFGALLAWAGLAGTEPVDLDALREASLERLAESCRPLYAALQRVPTRFARK; encoded by the coding sequence GTGGCTGAGTTTCCCTTCCATACATTGATGATCCAGGGCACCACGTCCGACGCCGGCAAGAGCACCCTGGCCGCTGCGTTGTGCCGCCTGCTGAAGAAGGATGGCATCAGCGTCGCCCCCTTCAAGCCGCAGAACATGGCCTTGAACAGCGCCGTCACCAGTGACGGCGGCGAGATCGGCCGGGCCCAGGCGCTGCAGGCGCAGGCCGCCGGCATCGCGCCCCACACCGATATGAACCCGGTGTTGCTGAAACCCTCCAGCGATACCGGCGCACAGGTCATCGTGCATGGCAAGGTGCGCGCCGACATGAACGCCCGCGACTATCACCGCTACAAGACCGAAGCCATGCAGGCCGTGCTGCAATCCTACGAGCGCCTGCGCGCGCAGTATGCCTGCGTGATCGTGGAGGGGGCGGGCAGTCCGGCCGAGATCAATCTGCGTGCGCGCGACATTGCCAACATGGGTTTTGCAGAAGCGGTCGATTGCCCGGTCATCATCGTGGCCGACATCGATCGGGGCGGTGTGTTTGCGCACCTGACCGGCACTCTCGATTGTCTTTCCGAGAGCGAACGGGAGCGCGTGATCGGCTTCGTCATCAATCGTTTTCGGGGCGACATCAGTCTCTTGCAGGGCGGCCTGGACTGGCTCGAAGCCCGTACCGGCAAGCCCGTGCTGGCGGTGCTGCCGTATCTGCATGGCCTGCATCTGGATGCCGAAGATGCCGTGGTGGCCACCCAGGAGAGCAGGGGGGATTTTCGTATCGTGGTGCCGGTCTTTCCGCGCATCAGCAACCATACCGACTTCGATGCGCTGCGTGCGCATCCCGGAGTGGACTTGCGTTTCGTCGGACCAGGGCAACCGGTACCGCCGGCCGATCTCATCATCCTGCCCGGCAGCAAGAACACGCGCGGCGACCTGCGCTGGCTGCGCGAACACGGCTGGGAAGAGGCCATTGCGCGCCATCTGCGTTATGGCGGCAAGCTGATCGGCATCTGCGGCGGCTTTCAGATGCTGGGGGAGAGCGTCGATGATCCGCATGGCGTGGAAGGCGCGCCCGGCAGCAGTGTCGGCCTGGGTCTGCTGCCGATGCGGACCGAACTGACACGTGAGAAGAAATTGCTGCAGGTCAGCGGTCAATGCGCCTTCAGTGAGACGGCCGCCACGGTCAGCGGCTACGAGATCCATATGGGCGTCTCCTGCGGACCGGCGCTGGAGCGTCCTGCATTCGTCATCGATGGGCGCGGCGAGGGTGCGCAATCTGCGGATGGGCAGATCCTGGGCAGCTACCTGCACGGCATGTTCGATACGCCGCAAGCCTTTGGCGCGCTGTTGGCCTGGGCCGGATTGGCGGGAACCGAGCCGGTGGATCTGGACGCGCTGCGCGAGGCCAGCCTGGAGCGTCTGGCCGAATCCTGCCGGCCCTTGTATGCGGCCTTGCAGCGGGTGCCGACGCGGTTTG
- the cobD gene encoding threonine-phosphate decarboxylase CobD, producing MLEHGGNLNDAARHYGRPRTDWLDLSTGINPRPYPAPAPSADAWHRLPETSHALEQAACDYYRAPRLLAVAGTQAAIQALPQLRLQQDGRPAEVIVAAPIYAEHAHCWRRAGHAVREVPYDGLDTALREGRCQVLVLCNPNNPTGATVAPETLLRWTAILAARGGWLVVDEAFGDTSHGDSVAALSDQPGLIVLRSVGKFFGLAGLRLGFVGAAPALLETLADWLGPWSISGPAQQIGTAALRDRHWQAATLQTLLSEGQRLHVLLARHGIQASGTPLFQWWPEREAAAFHAAMACEGVWVRLFTRGAGGIRLGLPPDEAGWSRLQHALNTWSQRG from the coding sequence ATGCTTGAACACGGCGGCAATCTCAACGACGCGGCCCGTCATTACGGCCGCCCTCGCACTGACTGGCTGGATCTCTCCACGGGCATCAATCCTCGTCCTTACCCGGCGCCGGCACCTTCTGCGGATGCCTGGCATCGCTTGCCCGAAACTTCGCACGCACTGGAACAGGCCGCCTGCGACTACTACCGCGCCCCCCGCCTGCTGGCGGTGGCCGGCACCCAGGCGGCGATCCAGGCGCTGCCGCAATTGCGCCTGCAGCAGGATGGCCGCCCGGCCGAGGTGATCGTGGCCGCGCCCATCTACGCCGAACATGCGCACTGCTGGCGGCGCGCCGGGCATGCCGTGCGCGAGGTGCCGTATGACGGGCTCGATACAGCCCTGCGCGAAGGCCGCTGCCAGGTGCTGGTGCTGTGCAATCCCAATAATCCGACCGGTGCCACGGTCGCCCCCGAAACGCTGCTGCGCTGGACCGCGATCCTGGCCGCCCGGGGGGGCTGGCTGGTGGTGGACGAAGCCTTTGGTGACACCTCGCATGGCGACAGCGTGGCGGCGCTGAGCGACCAGCCGGGCCTGATCGTGTTGCGCTCGGTCGGTAAATTCTTCGGCCTGGCGGGCTTGCGCCTGGGCTTCGTAGGCGCTGCACCGGCGCTGCTGGAGACCCTGGCCGACTGGCTGGGCCCGTGGTCCATCAGCGGCCCGGCCCAGCAGATCGGCACTGCAGCCCTGCGCGACCGCCACTGGCAGGCCGCCACGCTGCAGACCTTGCTGAGCGAAGGCCAACGCCTGCATGTGCTGCTGGCGCGACACGGCATCCAGGCCAGCGGCACGCCGCTGTTCCAGTGGTGGCCGGAGCGCGAGGCTGCGGCGTTTCATGCAGCAATGGCGTGCGAAGGTGTCTGGGTACGCCTCTTCACGCGCGGTGCCGGTGGCATCCGCCTTGGCCTGCCGCCGGATGAAGCGGGCTGGTCGCGCCTGCAACACGCCCTGAACACATGGAGCCAACGTGGCTGA
- the cbiB gene encoding adenosylcobinamide-phosphate synthase CbiB translates to MLSGLSWPSLAVLMALGIALDLLLGEARRWHPLVGFGNLAKRIEGALNHAPALRLRGVLAWCLVVLPPVLACAWLLAALPGWLAALLHAGLLYFCIGLRSLREHTLPIAQALAQGELAQARRLTSFIVSRDTREASEEDLAKAGVESLLENGNDAVFGTLFWFLVAGGPGALLFRLANTLDAMWGYRNARFLYFGWSAARIDDALNWLPARLTAFSYAWLGQRRQALDCWKAQAPAWSSPNAGPVMAAGAGALGLALGGPAVYDGELEQRPPLGRGLPPQGADIVRAWRLVAMSTALWLAVVWALALLWLAAGAGHA, encoded by the coding sequence ATGCTGAGCGGCCTGTCCTGGCCGTCGCTGGCCGTGCTGATGGCGCTGGGCATTGCGCTGGACCTGCTGCTGGGCGAGGCGCGGCGCTGGCATCCGCTGGTCGGCTTCGGCAACCTGGCCAAGCGCATCGAGGGCGCACTCAATCACGCTCCCGCACTGCGCCTGCGTGGTGTGCTGGCGTGGTGCCTGGTGGTGTTGCCGCCGGTGCTGGCCTGCGCCTGGCTGCTGGCCGCGCTGCCCGGCTGGCTGGCGGCGCTGCTGCATGCGGGGTTGCTGTATTTCTGTATCGGCCTGCGCAGCCTGCGCGAACACACGCTGCCGATTGCCCAGGCACTGGCGCAGGGCGAGCTGGCCCAGGCGCGCCGCCTGACCTCCTTCATCGTCAGCCGCGACACGCGCGAGGCCAGCGAAGAAGACCTCGCCAAGGCCGGCGTCGAATCCCTGCTGGAAAACGGCAACGATGCCGTCTTCGGTACGCTGTTCTGGTTCCTGGTGGCCGGTGGTCCCGGCGCCTTGCTGTTCCGGCTGGCCAATACGCTGGACGCCATGTGGGGCTATCGCAATGCGCGTTTCCTGTATTTCGGCTGGTCTGCCGCCCGCATCGATGATGCCCTCAACTGGCTGCCCGCGCGCCTGACGGCGTTTTCCTATGCGTGGCTGGGGCAACGTCGTCAGGCCCTGGATTGCTGGAAGGCACAGGCGCCCGCGTGGAGCAGCCCCAATGCCGGCCCCGTGATGGCTGCCGGTGCCGGTGCGCTCGGCCTGGCCCTGGGTGGGCCTGCGGTGTATGACGGCGAACTGGAGCAGCGCCCGCCGTTGGGCCGGGGCCTGCCGCCGCAAGGGGCCGACATCGTGCGCGCCTGGCGCCTGGTAGCGATGAGCACCGCGCTGTGGCTGGCCGTGGTGTGGGCGCTGGCACTACTGTGGCTGGCAGCGGGAGCGGGCCATGCTTGA
- the cobU gene encoding bifunctional adenosylcobinamide kinase/adenosylcobinamide-phosphate guanylyltransferase yields MTTPSPTPRRSLIFGAARSGKSAHAERLALAALEAGAREIVYLATANRAASRDDAEMQARIAHHQQRRIALGGHWRTVEEPLALGAALRAHSRADTVVLVDCLTVWLANLLFAEGLDYPELGPITPPPAFAQQRADFLLALQELPGPVLLVSNEVGMGIVPQGAISRWFVDEAGRLNQAVAALCERVQWVAVGLPLTFKDISC; encoded by the coding sequence ATGACCACGCCATCCCCCACGCCACGCCGCAGCCTGATCTTTGGCGCTGCCCGCAGCGGCAAGAGCGCCCATGCCGAGCGTCTGGCCCTGGCCGCGCTGGAGGCCGGTGCGCGCGAGATCGTCTACCTGGCCACCGCCAATCGCGCCGCCAGCCGGGACGACGCCGAGATGCAGGCGCGTATCGCTCATCACCAGCAGCGCCGCATCGCCCTCGGTGGTCACTGGCGCACCGTGGAAGAACCGCTGGCCCTGGGCGCGGCACTGCGCGCGCACAGCCGCGCCGATACCGTGGTGCTGGTCGATTGCCTCACCGTGTGGCTGGCCAACCTGCTCTTTGCCGAGGGGCTGGATTATCCCGAACTGGGGCCGATCACGCCGCCGCCCGCCTTTGCGCAGCAGCGCGCGGACTTCCTGCTGGCCTTGCAGGAGCTGCCCGGACCGGTGCTGCTGGTGTCCAATGAAGTGGGCATGGGCATCGTGCCGCAGGGCGCCATTTCGCGCTGGTTCGTCGATGAGGCAGGGCGCTTGAACCAGGCCGTTGCCGCCTTGTGCGAACGGGTGCAATGGGTCGCGGTGGGCCTGCCGCTGACCTTCAAGGACATCTCATGCTGA
- the bluB gene encoding 5,6-dimethylbenzimidazole synthase, which translates to MSDPVAHRYPQEQVDAVYRAIRERRDMRHFLPDPVAPELLERLLQAAHHGPSVGFMQPWRFLRIRSPGLRAQIHALVEQERIATARALEQREDEFMRLKVEGIRECGELLVAALMDQRERHIFGRRTLPQMDLASLSCALQNLWLAARAEGLGMGWVSLFDPAALAQLLHLPQGAEPVAVLCLGHVPAFYDKPMLEQQQWAQRQRLQDLVFEDRWPAQGEPQA; encoded by the coding sequence ATGAGCGATCCCGTGGCCCATCGCTATCCGCAGGAGCAGGTCGATGCGGTGTACCGCGCCATCCGCGAGCGGCGTGACATGCGTCATTTCCTGCCTGATCCGGTCGCGCCGGAACTGCTGGAACGCCTCCTGCAGGCCGCGCATCATGGCCCCAGCGTGGGCTTCATGCAGCCCTGGCGTTTCCTGCGCATCCGCAGTCCCGGCTTGCGTGCGCAGATCCACGCGCTGGTCGAACAGGAACGCATCGCCACCGCCCGCGCGCTGGAGCAGCGCGAGGACGAATTCATGCGCCTGAAGGTGGAAGGCATCCGCGAGTGCGGCGAGCTGCTGGTGGCTGCGCTCATGGATCAGCGCGAGCGCCACATCTTCGGTCGCCGCACCCTGCCGCAGATGGACCTGGCCTCGCTGTCCTGCGCGCTGCAGAACCTCTGGCTGGCCGCGCGCGCCGAAGGGTTGGGGATGGGCTGGGTCTCGCTCTTTGATCCGGCCGCGCTGGCGCAATTGCTGCATCTGCCGCAGGGCGCCGAACCGGTGGCCGTCCTGTGCCTGGGCCACGTGCCCGCTTTCTACGACAAGCCCATGCTGGAACAGCAGCAATGGGCACAACGCCAGCGCTTGCAGGATCTGGTCTTCGAGGACCGCTGGCCGGCGCAAGGAGAACCGCAAGCATGA